One segment of Radiobacillus kanasensis DNA contains the following:
- a CDS encoding TetR/AcrR family transcriptional regulator, with product MDGFERRRELKKMEILKAALSLFMKYGVQKVSVAEIAKEASVSQVTIYNYFENKHKLVTEVITYYVDKEWARAEELLESDLPFPEKIKQVIFQNAKVANDIHEDFYEYVMKEYAGENNYFETFYVEKAMPRLSAFFQSGKDEGYIDSTISNEAILVYIQMYSDYLSNEEVYKRTLHLSEDLTKLFFYGIVGKGAN from the coding sequence ATGGACGGATTTGAGCGTCGTAGAGAATTAAAGAAAATGGAAATATTAAAGGCAGCCCTATCCTTATTTATGAAATACGGGGTTCAAAAGGTTTCCGTTGCAGAAATTGCAAAAGAGGCTAGTGTTTCTCAGGTAACCATCTATAACTATTTCGAAAATAAGCATAAATTAGTTACTGAGGTCATTACTTACTATGTGGATAAAGAGTGGGCTAGAGCCGAGGAATTACTCGAAAGCGATCTTCCTTTTCCTGAAAAGATAAAACAAGTCATTTTTCAAAATGCAAAAGTTGCCAATGACATTCATGAGGACTTTTATGAGTATGTGATGAAGGAATACGCAGGAGAGAATAATTATTTCGAAACATTTTATGTTGAAAAAGCCATGCCTCGTTTAAGTGCGTTTTTTCAATCAGGCAAAGACGAAGGATATATTGACTCCACCATCTCTAATGAAGCAATCCTCGTGTACATTCAGATGTATAGTGATTACCTTTCGAATGAAGAAGTATATAAAAGAACCCTTCACTTAAGCGAAGACTTAACAAAGCTCTTTTTCTATGGAATTGTTGGTAAAGGGGCTAATTAA
- a CDS encoding DUF4023 domain-containing protein: MDNTHDFVEKMNENQRKAKKNKKNQGNGRPSNKLPSKQHNNSNS; this comes from the coding sequence ATGGACAATACACATGACTTCGTAGAAAAAATGAATGAGAACCAGAGAAAAGCAAAGAAGAACAAGAAGAATCAAGGAAATGGTCGCCCCAGTAATAAACTGCCTAGTAAGCAGCACAATAATAGTAACAGTTAA